The Neurospora crassa OR74A linkage group I, whole genome shotgun sequence genome segment GGGGAGGGAATAGATGGGGGAAAGATGCATGAGTAGCGAAGAGCTCCAAGGAGCAATGGGATAAGATATGGGTTTTTAGCATGGCGTCGAGGAGTCTATTCTCTTTCAAGATACCCCTCACATACCTAGCATTGGCGCAGAGGCGGAATAGcacttttccttttcccgaTCATGTTCATGCGCGCTAGTAGCACTTGCATTCTGTGATGAGGAATGCATGCAATGAATTCCATGTGCTCTGCTGACCAGATTATTTCCATGTCAACTGTCATCTGTCGACATCTGATCCGTGGTATCGTTCTCTCATGACTTCACATCGACAAAATTTCAAACTTGCACCTGGAGATCCATTTCGGTTCGCCTTATGActgtttctttttcatttCCTTGGTAACAGTAACAGCCGGTGATGCGAGTTCGTACTCCTTCCTAAACGCAGACTCTCATTAACATGATTTCCAGGCCGTAGCACCGAAGGAACTTGAGACCAGCATCAGGATCTTTCAGTCTTCAACCAGTTTGAAGGGAAATATCGTCGAGAACCTGTTCTATCCCACTTCTTGGCGTTGTCCTATCTGTCATCGGATGCTGAGGCATGTGATTATTATACACGAACATGGGTTTGGagttgtttttttcttcggcCTCGTTCTGTTGAGCAGTGCGTTCGGACACTCGCGCATGATGAACTGCTGTCAATTCGCTGCAGCCTCAGAGCTTTCAAGATGAAGAATATATCCAGTTTACTGGTACTTTGGCCCAGTAAATGTCATTTGGGAGCTTGTTCCCAGACATCTGGTGTGCCGGTAGATAAAGGATTCTTTCGTGGCTGTCTCTGGGAGGCATCATATCAAGCCGGCCCGTCGTTCGTTTGGAATCCCTTGCCAGTGACGAGTACCCGATGTCTTCCGTGTCGGACGGCAAGCCAGTCGACCGCCCGCTAGCAAAACCTTCGAATTTTTACACTTCCCCCCTTCACTTCATGCCGCCCCATCGCCAAAGGACCGGGGTCCCCACACCCCCAACCCTTCACGCACGAAGGACTCTTCACCACCGCTGCCGTTTGGTCCAGAACACTCGACGATATCTTGGCATGAAGGTTGCGGGCCGGAATCCTGAATATTCAGCTAGAATGTCCATTCACTCCCGCTTTCTGTTTCCACTTCCGTCCTTAACTTCTGGAAAAAGTGGATTGAGGACGGCCGGCAAGGTTTGAGATGCCTTCACTTGTGGCCGTAACGGCTGGCGATGGCAGGTGAAGAGTATTTGGATATTTTGCGTGGAGTCCTGGAATTATTCCAGGAGTAGTATAAAAGAATCCTATCTATCACCAACTTCCTCCTGTTCCAATCCTCACTAGCCACTGGAAAAGAGCTGTCTACTTGATTTACAACTAATAAAAAGcacggtagaggtatctgGAAAGATACCGACTCAAGAGACAACAGCCATGGctctcaacaccatcaaaCTCACGAGAGTCATTCCGGCCTTGTTGGCCTTGCTCTCCATCGTTGGCGTCGCCGACTCCGCCGCGATTTCTGGTACCTTCGGTAGTCTCTCGGCTTCTAACATCCTCGCTCGCGCCCACGCCGGCCCTGATGCGACTTCCAACAATCCCCACTCGGTTTCTCCCGACAACGATACCTTCCGAGTACAAACTCCCAGCTCGGACCTCTGCAAGGACAAGGGTCACGCATGAGAGCGGCACCTGGTTCTGCTCTCAGGTAGATCAGGTTCTGTACACCAAGGTCTCGGGTAGAGGCAGTGGCACATATGAGGCTGTTACCTTCATGGATGCCAACACTGGTCGTTGTGACAAGGCGACCAGGGCTTGGAGCGGCGATTTGGCTCCTTTCAACGAGCCTGTAAGTTCCATATATACCCCCTTGACTATTCCAAGATGAAGCGGGCATGTTACTGACACTTTTACCACCAGATCTCTCTCCATTTTCACGGTCCCCTCCACCTCAAGCAGGTGGCGTTCTACCAGCCCAACAGCGACGGCTCCTACTCTCGCAAGGGCTTCTACCACGCGCAGAGCCAGACCGCTGAGGGAATCACCTTCATGGGTAACTTCGGCGGTACCGCCGGCTCAGGTGTTTTCACCTCGTAAGTCAAACCCACTCCGTCTTTCCCCCCCTGCGCAAAGAAGCGAAGCATCACTAACACCATCAACACAGCGCCTTTGGAAACTCCCTCTCCTTCGTAAACTCCCACGGCAATGGCGGCGCCAGCCAACCCATCATCTTAGCAGACACCACCGTTTCCGACACCGCGGACTTCTCCATGTTCACCGACCAAAAGTGCGACGATGGCTCATGCGGGTACATCCAACCCGGCGCCGCAGCCCGCAAAGGCTTTCCCGGCCCCAACCGCATGTTCCTCTTTGAGTTTTCGATGCCACACTCCCCTCCCAACGCCGACGGGTCCGACCCCTCCGACAAACCCGCGTTGTGGCTCCTTAACGCGCGCATCCCGTACACCCAACAATACGACAAGTGCTCGTGCTGGGATTTCGGTTGCGGCGAGTTTGACATCTTTGAGGTTGTCAATAAGCATGACGAGAAGGCTTTGTCGACGTTCCACTTGAACCCCCTTGGTTTTGGCGACCCGAACTACTTCCGTAGACCGAGTGATGGACCGATCAAGGTCGCGTTGTTCATGGATGGTAATGATGGTGGACGAGTGAGTGTGAAGGTGCTGGGACGGAGCGATGGGGCGAGGTTTGGAGGTGCACTGAGCGCGGGTGAGGTGAacgagttgaagaagaagagcgaggGGAGGGTTAGTGAGTATGTGATCAATTGGCCGGCCGCTTGATACAGCATTGCGACACGTGTCGGGGGTGACCGGCCTGAACTTGAATTGGCTGGGTTGAGCAGGTTGATTGGCAGTAGAAGACCCAGACGATGGATTCTGGGGATGGGaaaaagatgatggaggaaaaggaaaaagggaatTGGACTGGGTAATGATGGTTGAGAATTTGCACTTGGCGATTTCGCTTAGTTCTACTAGATACCCATTTGCTTTTCAGCTTCTTCTCGTAAGTTGCGTGAGATTTGGCAATATAGTCCACATTAGTATAAGAGAGTCGAGTTGCTTGGTGCTTTTCGTGGTCGTGTATGTCCGCGTATGACGTTCAGGGTAAAACACAGTACAAAATGTGGATCGGACGTACCAGTCTAATGTGAACAAATGTATGACCGGCATGCCCCCCGTTTATGAAGATTTGGCGGCAATTTTGATAACCATGGTAGGATTGATTTCGTGAAGTACTCGTAGAGTGTCGAGGCAGTGTTGGTCATCTGGCAAGGAGAATGGTGGGTTGTTGTTCCAGGGTTAGGGGTCAGTAAGAGGCTTCTCTCACTCTGTCAATTTTGCACAAGCCGGATATGCCATTGGACGTGAAATAGGCACGAGCATGATGAGATAGTCATGAGGTATGCGAATAATTCCATGACTTATCATCATCAGAATGTAACCTGACACACACATGCTAAAATGCTGCTGGGGTATCTCTTACACATCGCCACCTACGCCCTCGctctcttcccccttccccttccccttcctctcgcCGCACCCCTTTTGCCCTTCAAGCTTGCACCAACAACAtgatcatcctcatccccgtctccttcttgcgcatcatcctccttctcaccatccacatcctcttgttcttcttcttcctccacagcagcagccttcttccccttccccttccccttccccttccccttccccctcttcctcttcttattaccaccctcctcctccccattcAACGGCCCCATCGCCATAACCGGCAACGCCAGACTCAgtccccctcctccagaaTTTCCCTTACTATTCCTAGCTTTCAACCTCCCCACCGCCTCCGCCATCCTCTTACTTCCCTTGACTTCATTTCTCCTCGGCGCAAATGCCTCCTCATTCCCCCCACCACCCAAATTCCTCACGGTCCCCGACCCCACCCCGCCCTCGAAAAACCTCGTAATATTACTCTGcgtcccctccctctcccgctTATTCATATCCCTTATCACCGGAACCAACACCTCATCCGTCCTTTCCTGACTCCATCCAATCGTCTGCATCAGAAACTGTCTGAGGCCTTCGAGGTCCGGGACGCCCCATTGGAATGGCTCCGGGGTCGAATCGACTTCGGGATGTAAGTACGCATCGAAGACAGCCGGGTTGGGGAACCCGACTGGAAGAAATAATTTGGTAGCTTGGGCTTTGCGGAACTTGCGCCTGAACGGGGTGGAGAGTAAAGACGGGTCTGGTTGAGGGGACGATTGGATTTTGGTCCACCATTCTTTGAAGGTTGtgagggaggagatgggtgTAGGTTCAGGAGGGAATTCCGACAAGATTTCCACGGCTGTTACGGGGCCGACGCCCGATAAACCTTCAGTGTAGTCTGACCCTAGGAGTTGGGCGAGGGCGATGAGTTGGTCGCGAGACAAAGAAAGGTCGCGCTCGATGTCGGAAGATAAGTAGCATTCGACGAATTTGTTTCCGTTGAACATGTTTTTGTAGACGCGGGTGCCGCCGAAAAGAAAAGTGTCCGAGTCGTCGGTGACGATGCCGTCTACGAGACCGAGGCGGACGAGCTCGGCGCATTGCGCTTCGGCTTCCATGGGGGCGGTGATGTAGGGGATGCCGAAGAAGCGGAGGAGGGCTTGGCATTCGGTAATCATGATTTGGGTGACTTCGTCGGCGTCGCGGCGGTCTTTGCGTTGTTGGGTCCGTAAAGCTTTGAGTTCTTGTTCGTAGGCGGCTTGGTTTTCTTGAAAGGTTTTGTGGTTGAGTTGAGTGGCGAAGCGGGCGTGTTCTTCGGCTTCTTGGGCGAGGGAAGCGAGGAGTTCTTGTTCTTCGGGGTCGCTGAAGTCGTCTTCG includes the following:
- a CDS encoding TOS1, whose product is MRLPTIPTRFLPTTIPSEYKLPARTSARTRVTHESGTWFCSQVDQVLYTKVSGRGSGTYEAVTFMDANTGRCDKATRAWSGDLAPFNEPISLHFHGPLHLKQVAFYQPNSDGSYSRKGFYHAQSQTAEGITFMGNFGGTAGSGVFTSAFGNSLSFVNSHGNGGASQPIILADTTVSDTADFSMFTDQKCDDGSCGYIQPGAAARKGFPGPNRMFLFEFSMPHSPPNADGSDPSDKPALWLLNARIPYTQQYDKCSCWDFGCGEFDIFEVVNKHDEKALSTFHLNPLGFGDPNYFRRPSDGPIKVALFMDGNDGGRVSVKVLGRSDGARFGGALSAGEVNELKKKSEGRVSEYVINWPAA